The DNA sequence CTGGCGCCCGACCCGTCGCCCAGCGTCTCATTCAAAAGCTCGATCGCCTCTTCAGTGATCTCGATCACCGTCGCACTGGCAAAGACGGACCGGCGCTCCAGGATCACGGCCGCCCCGGACTCGCGCATGAGCTGCTCGAAAACCGGTGCCGCCGCCTGCTGGAACTTCGTCCGCTCACGGTCGAACTCGGCGCTCAGCTCGCGCAGCTTCCTGTCCTGGGCGCTCCGGGTTTCCTGCACCTTGGCGTCGAAGGCGTCCGCCAGCACGCGGAATTCCTCCGGCGGCATTTGCGTTCTCTTTTTGGTCAGCGCGCGTTCTTCGCGCTCCAGCTGGGCCTCGATCTCGCGGTTTTCCGTTTCGAGCGCGGACAGCTTTTCGCGCTCTTCCGCCGCCACGCGTTGGCCAAAGTCGCTTTGCTGAAAAATCCGTTCGGAATCGATGGTCAGCACGGGGCTGACGACGGCACCCCGCTCGGGGGCGGGCGCCGCCGATGGCTCTTGCGCGGCCAGCGGTGCGGCGCAGATCAGCGCCAGCACCACGGCCAGACTATGGGCCAGCCGCCCCATGAGATCAGAATTCCGTGCGCAGCGTCAGCTCGAAGCTCTGTTCCTTGTCAAAGACTTCCTTCTTGAGGGCCTTCGAGAAGTTGAACTGCAAGGGGCCGACCGGCGTGTCCCAGAACAGCGACACACCGACAACGTGGCGGAAGGACCCGCCTTCGCCGACGACGGTACCGCCGTTGTAGTTCACGTCGCTGAGATCCCACAGATTGCCGACGTCATAGAAGACACCGCCGGAAATCCCGTATTCCTCGGGCAGGCCCAGCGGAAATTCCACATCGAACCGCGCCGCGACATACAGGTTGCCGCCCAGCGGATCGTCCGCGGCGCCGCCGATGTCACGCGGACCGATGCCGCCCGGCTCGAAGCCGCGCAGGACGGAAGGCGACAGCACAAAACGGTCCACGACCCGGTTGTTGCCGCTGCGCCAGGCCAGCGCGCCGCCTTCCAGCGTGGCACGCAGGGTCACTTCCTCGTTGAGGATGCGCTTTTCTCCGATCACCTTGGCGGTCGTCTTGATGTATTCGCTGTCGCCCCCAAGACCGGCGAAGTCCTGACCGAACTGCAACAGCACACCCGATGTGGGATCAAGCCCGGACAGCCGCGTGTCGTAGGTATAGGTATAGCCGATCGACGAGCTGAACTGCGGCCCTGCCGCGATGTCGTCGGCAACGGTCAGACCATTGGTCGGCACCTCGCGCTGAAGCACTTCCAGCTCTTCCGCCGTGTAGCGTACCTGCATCCGGCTGTTTTCCGACAGCGGAAAGGTCAGCGACGGGCGGAAGATCAGCCGGTTGGTGTCAAAGGACGTGAACGACGAATTGGTCTCCGCATAGTCCAGCGTCAGGCCAAAGGACAGGTCGCGTCCCAGAAGCCGCGGCTCTACAAAGTTGATGCCGTAGCGGGTGGCATCCTCGGCGGTCGAGACGGTAAGCCCCAGACGCTGACCGCGGCCCAGAAAGTTCTGCTCGGCAAAGCTGACCGCGACGCCGAGACCGTCGTTGCTGGAGAACGAGCCGCCGAAATTCAGCGAGCCGGTCGGCTTTTCCTCGACGTCCACGTCGACGACGACCTGTTCGCCGCTGCTGCCCTCGCGGGCATTGACTTCGGCGGTTTCGAAATACCCCAGCGCGCGGATACGCTCCGCCGCCTGGCGGATCTCGCGCGGGTTGAAGGGATCGCCCTCGACGCTGTCGAATTCCCGGCGGATCACCCGGTCCAGTGTGGTGGTGTTCCCCTCGATGTCGATCCGTTCGACAAAGACGCGCGGCCCGCGGCTGATGACATAGGTCACATCAAGCGTCAGGTCGCGGTCGTTGCGGTCGATCTGCGGCTCGACCCGCATGAAATCCACGCCGTCGCGGATCGCCTGCCGCTCAAGCCGGGCGATATCGTTCTCCACCTGGGTCGGCGAATAGACCGCGCCAGGCCGCACCTTGACGATGTTGCGGTAGGTCGCGGCATCCACGCCATTCATTTCGGACACGACGTTGATGTCGCCGAACCTGAATTGCTGACCTTCGGTGATGTTGTAGGAGACGAAATAGCCGTCACGTTCCTGGGTCAGCTCACCGTTTACCGCCGTGGTACGCATATCGACATAGCCGCGGGACAGATAGAAGTCGCGCAGCAATTGCTTGTCCGCCTCGACCCGTCCTTCGACAAATGTATCGCGCTTTACCAGGCGACGGAACAATCCGGCCTGCTTGGTCCCCAGGACGCGGCGCAGGCGCCGGTCGGAGTAGACGCGGTTGCCGACAAAGCTCAGGCGTTCGATCTCGACGTTGTCGCCCTCGAAGATTTCGAACACCAGGTCGACGCGGTTCTGGTCGCGGCGGATGATGCGCGGCTCGACCCGCGCGGACAGCCGGCCCTCGTTGCTATAGGCTTCGGCGATGGCGGCGGCATCGGCCTCCGCCTGCGTGGGATTGAAGACGCGCCGTTCCTGCGATGAGACGAGCTGCGCCAACACCTCGTCCTTGATGCGCCGGTTCCCTTCGAAACTGACCCGGTTCAGCGTCGGCAGTTCGGTAACAGTGATCACCAGCGTTCCGCCCTGCGGCTCGATCATCACGGACTCGAACAGGCCGGAGTTCTGCAACGCCTGATAGGCATCGTTCAGCTGTCCACCGCTGACCGCCTGGCCGCGCCTGATTCCGGCACGGGCGAGGATCGCACTGTCGCCGACCCGCTCGTTGCCGTTGATCACCACCGAATTGAAACGGTATTCCTGTGCGGTCAATTCCGCTGCGGGCGCCATCCAAGCTGCTGACAAAAGGGCATAAACCGATGCACCCCGCAAAAACGCGCCGACACGCCCTGCCCTTGTCTGCTTTTCAGGACCACCGCCCCTAGTCCTCAGTCTCATGGTTCAAACCCAATTTTGCGACATCATTAAGGACCTGAGTACGTAGATTATCCGCCTTTGTCAAAAGCACAGCACCAAAAAATGCACCACATCATGCAGTGCATTTCAAAGTTGTAACATCATTCAGTTGTGGATGGTCGTCTTCAGAGCGAACCGACATAGGCGCAGGCCGCGAGTGCCACGCCGATCGTTCCGACATAAAGGGCGCGGTCCCAGTTGAGGTCCATCAAAAGACTCAGACCGCGGTACGATTTCTGAATAGCTTGCATGAAGGACTCCTCTCGCTACGCGGAATACGTAG is a window from the Sulfitobacter sp. THAF37 genome containing:
- the bamA gene encoding outer membrane protein assembly factor BamA, producing MAPAAELTAQEYRFNSVVINGNERVGDSAILARAGIRRGQAVSGGQLNDAYQALQNSGLFESVMIEPQGGTLVITVTELPTLNRVSFEGNRRIKDEVLAQLVSSQERRVFNPTQAEADAAAIAEAYSNEGRLSARVEPRIIRRDQNRVDLVFEIFEGDNVEIERLSFVGNRVYSDRRLRRVLGTKQAGLFRRLVKRDTFVEGRVEADKQLLRDFYLSRGYVDMRTTAVNGELTQERDGYFVSYNITEGQQFRFGDINVVSEMNGVDAATYRNIVKVRPGAVYSPTQVENDIARLERQAIRDGVDFMRVEPQIDRNDRDLTLDVTYVISRGPRVFVERIDIEGNTTTLDRVIRREFDSVEGDPFNPREIRQAAERIRALGYFETAEVNAREGSSGEQVVVDVDVEEKPTGSLNFGGSFSSNDGLGVAVSFAEQNFLGRGQRLGLTVSTAEDATRYGINFVEPRLLGRDLSFGLTLDYAETNSSFTSFDTNRLIFRPSLTFPLSENSRMQVRYTAEELEVLQREVPTNGLTVADDIAAGPQFSSSIGYTYTYDTRLSGLDPTSGVLLQFGQDFAGLGGDSEYIKTTAKVIGEKRILNEEVTLRATLEGGALAWRSGNNRVVDRFVLSPSVLRGFEPGGIGPRDIGGAADDPLGGNLYVAARFDVEFPLGLPEEYGISGGVFYDVGNLWDLSDVNYNGGTVVGEGGSFRHVVGVSLFWDTPVGPLQFNFSKALKKEVFDKEQSFELTLRTEF
- a CDS encoding OmpH family outer membrane protein codes for the protein MGRLAHSLAVVLALICAAPLAAQEPSAAPAPERGAVVSPVLTIDSERIFQQSDFGQRVAAEEREKLSALETENREIEAQLEREERALTKKRTQMPPEEFRVLADAFDAKVQETRSAQDRKLRELSAEFDRERTKFQQAAAPVFEQLMRESGAAVILERRSVFASATVIEITEEAIELLNETLGDGSGASDR